A section of the Bryobacteraceae bacterium genome encodes:
- the pyrB gene encoding aspartate carbamoyltransferase, which translates to MGRSLLGIEDLDRAEIERILDRAVAFQPHGGPNFAKVNTCTGMMVVNAFFENSTRTRSSFEIAAHRLGADTLSITAAGSSVAKGESLVDTLNTLAAMRPSVIVMRHQASGAPHFLARHLSTPIINAGDGTHEHPTQALLDARTILDRLGRLEGLRVAIIGDIQHSRVARSNVFLLSKFGASVVLCGPPTLLPREMAQLAPGVELEYDMRRAVRDANVIMMLRVQLERIHEPPMQAGEYFRFYGLRQEHVELAHPDVIVMHPGPMNRGREISSEVADSQRSMILNQVENGVPVRMAVLERTLLW; encoded by the coding sequence ATGGGCCGCAGCCTGCTCGGCATTGAGGACCTGGACCGGGCCGAGATCGAACGCATTCTCGACCGCGCCGTGGCTTTCCAGCCGCACGGCGGGCCGAACTTTGCCAAGGTCAACACCTGCACCGGCATGATGGTAGTGAACGCGTTTTTCGAAAACTCGACGCGGACGCGTTCGAGTTTCGAGATCGCGGCCCACCGGCTGGGCGCCGACACGCTCTCCATCACCGCCGCCGGCTCCAGCGTGGCCAAGGGCGAAAGTCTCGTGGACACGCTGAATACGCTCGCGGCGATGCGGCCGTCGGTGATCGTGATGCGCCATCAGGCCTCCGGCGCGCCCCACTTCCTGGCGCGGCATCTTTCCACGCCGATCATCAACGCCGGCGACGGAACGCATGAACACCCCACCCAGGCGTTGCTCGATGCGCGCACCATCCTCGACCGGCTGGGACGGCTCGAAGGCCTTCGCGTGGCGATCATCGGCGACATCCAGCACAGCCGGGTGGCGCGCTCCAACGTCTTCCTGCTGTCGAAGTTCGGCGCCAGCGTGGTCCTGTGCGGCCCGCCCACGCTGCTGCCGCGCGAGATGGCGCAACTGGCGCCGGGCGTCGAGCTGGAATACGACATGCGGCGCGCCGTGCGCGATGCCAACGTCATCATGATGCTTCGCGTGCAGCTGGAACGGATTCATGAGCCGCCGATGCAGGCCGGAGAATACTTCCGCTTCTACGGCCTGCGGCAGGAGCACGTCGAGCTGGCGCATCCGGACGTCATCGTCATGCACCCCGGGCCGATGAACCGCGGCCGCGAGATCTCGTCTGAAGTGGCCGATTCGCAACGGTCGATGATCCTCAACCAGGTGGAAAACGGCGTGCCCGTCCGCATGGCGGTGCTCGAAAGGACGTTGCTGTGGTGA